One Molothrus aeneus isolate 106 chromosome 6, BPBGC_Maene_1.0, whole genome shotgun sequence genomic window carries:
- the LOC136558245 gene encoding inositol 1,4,5-trisphosphate receptor-interacting protein-like 1, with the protein MAFFFTLLKSLIQYPQPVAEGLDEETRLRMEVRAKHLERERLQLEQEVERHSQQQVQFLLLLAVAVLLVYILVLWFIGWKSSLRREEDEEENRGANEEEAGNVAANEEDDVGNEAVNEAEIAANNDVAIAVQVEDDFDDRVGRLIMQRIRWPVQDLQRGCQWTTNLMDNYTVYFGHVLSNSFYPVLQRAIGVGSAFEGWSPREEDVVYHVLIPMTPPRGHSFHLELDSAGQRPVRNFRVRVQLECTCRREQQAEDMLCFLHQPEEELRRNQGPSLLHTLCTGSYLDVQKTARWFYQLVRAIWPALPQSHNWHLVLLPSTRSCQFKVTNGRESFRIEMLFGVRRDDSAVFVSSQTREAHTASTIWPESYAVAEAEFFKHIARQAPPDSLHLKCLQFFTRLPLGFSFSTYTMKTIVMHLLNVRPVSSWCRRDLLERLQDIIKSLRFCVQAKRLNHFIVGNPTLPQHIHVPADVQTCGTYNLLLRLAQQPDAHAQAIHEYRVLKRWYKRILLAED; encoded by the coding sequence ATGGCGTTCTTTTTCACGCTCTTGAAAAGCCTCATCCAGTACCCACAGCCCGTGGCTGAGGGATTGGATGAGGAAACACGTCTGCGCATGGAAGTGCGTGCCAAACACCTGGAACGGGAGAggcttcagctggagcaggaggtggagcGGCATagccagcagcaggtgcagTTCTTGCTGCTCTTAGCTGTTGCTGTGCTCCTGGTCTACATCTTGGTCCTGTGGTTTATTGGGTGGAAAAGCAgcctgaggagagaggaggatgaagaagaaaacCGTGGTGCAAATGAAGAGGAAGCGGGCAATGTTGCTGCAAATGAAGAAGACGATGTTGGAAACGAAGCTGTCAATGAGGCTGAAATTGCAGCAAACAACGATGTTGCAATTGCAGTCCAAGTAGAAGATGATTTTGACGATCGCGTTGGACGACTTATAATGCAGCGCATCCGGTGGCCTGTACAGGACCTGCAGAGAGGCTGTCAGTGGACAACTAACCTGATGGACAATTACACGGTTTATTTTGGACACGTCTTGTCAAACAGTTTCTACCCAGTCTTGCAACGAGCCATCGGGGTGGGCAGTGCCTTTGAGGGCTGGAGTCCCCGTGAGGAGGACGTGGTGTACCACGTGCTCATCCCCATGACTCCTCCCCGAGGCCACAGCTTCCACCTGGAGCTGGACAGTGCAGGGCAGAGGCCCGTGAGGAACTTCCGTGTCCGCGTGCAGCTGGAGTGcacctgcaggagggagcagcaggctgaggacatgctgtgcttcctgcaccagcctgaggaggagctgaggaggaatCAGGGtcccagcctcctgcacacCCTGTGCACCGGCTCCTACCTGGACGTGCAGAAAACTGCCCGCTGGTTCTACCAGCTGGTGAGAGCAATCTGGCCAGCTTTGCCTCAgtcacacaactggcacttagtGCTGCTGCCCTCCACGCGCTCCTGCCAATTCAAGGTGACCAACGGCAGGGAAAGCTTCAGGATTGAGATGCTCTTCGGGGTGCGGAGAGACGACTCAGCCGTCTTCGTCAGCAGCCAGACCAGAGAGGCCCACACAGCAAGCACAATCTGGCCCGAGTCTTATGCTGTGGCAGAGGCTGAATTCTTCAAGCACATTGCCAGGCAGGCGCCTCCTGACAGCTTGCACCTGAAATGCCTGCAGTTCTTCACCCGACTTCCGCTGGGCTTCAGCTTTTCCACCTACACCATGAAGACCATTGTCATGCACCTGCTCAATGTCAGACCCGTCTCATCGTGGTGCAGGAGAGACCTCCTAGAACGACTGCAGGATATCATCAAGAGCCTGCGCTTCTGTGTGCAAGCCAAACGCCTCAACCACTTCATTGTGGGGAACCCGACGCTCCCTCAGCACATCCATGTACCTGCAGATGTTCAAACGTGTGGGACGTACAATCTTCTCCTTCGCCTGGCGCAGCAGCCGGATGCCCACGCCCAGGCCATCCATGAGTACCGGGTTCTGAAAAGGTGGTACAAAAGAATCCTTCTTGCTGAAGATTGA
- the LOC136558246 gene encoding inositol 1,4,5-trisphosphate receptor-interacting protein-like 1 translates to MAFFFTLLKSLIQYPQPVAEGLDEETRLRMEVRAKHLERERLQLEQEVERHSQQQVQFLLLLAVAVLLVYILVLWFIGWKSSLRREEDEEENRGANEEEAGNVAANEEDDVGNEAVNEAEIAANNDVAIAVQVEDDFDDRVGRLIMQRIRWPVQDLQRGCQWTTNLMDNYTVYFGHVLSNSFYPVLQRAIGVGSAFEGWSPREEDVVYRVLIPMTPPRGHSFHLELDSAGQRPVRNFRVRVQLECTCRREQQAEDMLCFLHQPEEELRRNQGPSLLHTLCTGSYLDVQKTARWFYQLVRAIWPALPQSHNWHLVLLPSTRSCQFKVTNGRESFRIEMLFGVRRDDSAVFVSSQTREAHTASTIWPESYAVAEAEFFKHIARQAPPDSLHLKCLQFFTRLPLGFSFSTYTMKTIVMHLLNVRPVSSWCRRDLLERLQDIIKSLRFCVQAKRLNHFIVGNPTLPQHIHVPADVQTCGTYNLLLRLAQQPDAHAQAIHEYRVLKRWYKRILLAED, encoded by the coding sequence ATGGCGTTCTTTTTCACGCTCTTGAAAAGCCTCATCCAGTACCCACAGCCCGTGGCTGAGGGATTGGATGAGGAAACACGTCTGCGCATGGAAGTGCGTGCCAAACACCTGGAACGGGAGAggcttcagctggagcaggaggtggagcGGCATagccagcagcaggtgcagTTCTTGCTGCTCTTAGCTGTTGCTGTGCTCCTGGTCTACATCTTGGTCCTGTGGTTTATTGGGTGGAAAAGCAgcctgaggagagaggaggatgaagaagaaaacCGTGGTGCAAATGAAGAGGAAGCGGGCAATGTTGCTGCAAATGAAGAAGACGATGTTGGAAACGAAGCTGTCAATGAGGCTGAAATTGCAGCAAACAACGATGTTGCAATTGCAGTCCAAGTAGAAGATGATTTTGACGATCGCGTTGGACGACTTATAATGCAGCGCATCCGGTGGCCTGTACAGGACCTGCAGAGAGGCTGTCAGTGGACAACTAACCTGATGGACAATTACACGGTTTATTTTGGACACGTCTTGTCAAACAGTTTCTACCCAGTCCTGCAACGAGCCATCGGGGTGGGCAGTGCCTTTGAGGGCTGGAGTCCCCGTGAGGAGGACGTGGTGTACCGCGTGCTCATCCCCATGACTCCTCCCCGAGGCCACAGCTTCCACCTGGAGCTGGACAGTGCAGGGCAGAGGCCCGTGAGGAACTTCCGTGTCCGCGTGCAGCTGGAGTGcacctgcaggagggagcagcaggctgaggacatgctgtgcttcctgcaccagcctgaggaggagctgaggaggaatCAGGGtcccagcctcctgcacacCCTGTGCACCGGCTCCTACCTGGACGTGCAGAAAACTGCCCGCTGGTTCTACCAGCTGGTGAGAGCAATCTGGCCAGCTTTGCCTCAgtcacacaactggcacttagtGCTGCTGCCCTCCACGCGCTCCTGCCAATTCAAGGTGACCAACGGCAGGGAAAGCTTCAGGATTGAGATGCTCTTCGGGGTGCGGAGAGACGACTCAGCCGTCTTCGTCAGCAGCCAGACCAGAGAGGCCCACACAGCAAGCACAATCTGGCCCGAGTCTTATGCTGTGGCAGAGGCTGAATTCTTCAAGCACATTGCCAGGCAGGCGCCTCCTGACAGCTTGCACCTGAAATGCCTGCAGTTCTTCACCCGACTTCCGCTGGGCTTCAGCTTTTCCACCTACACCATGAAGACCATTGTCATGCACCTGCTCAATGTCAGACCCGTCTCATCGTGGTGCAGGAGAGACCTCCTAGAACGACTGCAGGATATCATCAAGAGCCTGCGCTTCTGTGTGCAAGCCAAACGCCTCAACCACTTCATTGTGGGGAACCCGACGCTCCCTCAGCACATCCATGTACCTGCAGATGTTCAAACGTGTGGGACGTACAATCTTCTCCTTCGCCTGGCGCAGCAGCCGGATGCCCACGCCCAGGCCATCCATGAGTACCGGGTTCTGAAAAGGTGGTACAAAAGAATCCTTCTTGCTGAAGATTGA
- the LOC136558247 gene encoding inositol 1,4,5-trisphosphate receptor-interacting protein-like 1, which yields MDPMAFFFTLLKSLIQYPQPVAEGLDEETRLRMEVRAKHLERERLQLEQEVERHSQQQVQFLLLLAVAVLLVYILVLWFIGWKSSLRREEDEEENRGANEEEAGNVAANEEDDVGNEAVNEAEIAANNDVAIAVQVEDDFDDRVGRLIMQRIRWPVQDLQRGCQWTTNLMDNYTVYFGHVLSNSFYPVLQRAIGVGSAFEGWSPREEDVVYRVLIPMTPPRGHSFHLELDSAGQRPVRNFRVRVQLECTCRREQQAEDMLCFLHQPEEELRRNQGPSLLHTLCTGSYLDVQKTARWFYQLVRAIWPALPQSHNWHLVLLPSTRSCQFKVTNGRESFRIEMLFGVRRDDSAVFVSSQTREAHTASTIWPESYAVAEAEFFKHIARQAPPDSLHLKCLQFFTRLPLGFSFSTYTMKTIVMHLLNVRPVSSWCRRDLLERLQDIIKSLRFCVQAKRLNHFIVGNPTLPQHIHVPADVQTCGTYNLLLRLAQQPDAHAQAIHEYRVLKRWYKRILLAED from the coding sequence atggatCCCATGGCATTCTTTTTCACGCTCTTGAAAAGCCTCATCCAGTACCCACAGCCCGTGGCTGAGGGATTGGATGAGGAAACACGTCTGCGCATGGAAGTGCGTGCCAAACACCTGGAACGGGAGAggcttcagctggagcaggaggtggagcGGCATagccagcagcaggtgcagTTCTTGCTGCTCTTAGCTGTTGCTGTGCTCCTGGTCTACATCTTGGTCCTGTGGTTTATTGGGTGGAAAAGCAgcctgaggagagaggaggatgaagaagaaaacCGTGGTGCAAATGAAGAGGAAGCGGGCAATGTTGCTGCAAATGAAGAAGACGATGTTGGAAACGAAGCTGTCAATGAGGCTGAAATTGCAGCAAACAACGATGTTGCAATTGCAGTCCAAGTAGAAGATGATTTTGACGATCGCGTTGGACGACTTATAATGCAGCGCATCCGGTGGCCTGTACAGGACCTGCAGAGAGGCTGTCAGTGGACAACTAACCTGATGGACAATTACACGGTTTATTTTGGACACGTCTTGTCAAACAGTTTCTACCCAGTCCTGCAACGAGCCATCGGGGTGGGCAGTGCCTTTGAGGGCTGGAGTCCCCGTGAGGAGGACGTGGTGTACCGCGTGCTCATCCCCATGACTCCTCCCCGAGGCCACAGCTTCCACCTGGAGCTGGACAGTGCAGGGCAGAGGCCCGTGAGGAACTTCCGTGTCCGCGTGCAGCTGGAGTGcacctgcaggagggagcagcaggctgaggacatgctgtgcttcctgcaccagcctgaggaggagctgaggaggaatCAGGGtcccagcctcctgcacacCCTGTGCACCGGCTCCTACCTGGACGTGCAGAAAACTGCCCGCTGGTTCTACCAGCTGGTGAGAGCAATCTGGCCAGCTTTGCCTCAgtcacacaactggcacttagtGCTGCTGCCCTCCACGCGCTCCTGCCAATTCAAGGTGACCAACGGCAGGGAAAGCTTCAGGATTGAGATGCTCTTCGGGGTGCGGAGAGACGACTCAGCCGTCTTCGTCAGCAGCCAGACCAGAGAGGCCCACACAGCAAGCACAATCTGGCCCGAGTCTTATGCTGTGGCAGAGGCTGAATTCTTCAAGCACATTGCCAGGCAGGCGCCTCCTGACAGCTTGCACCTGAAATGCCTGCAGTTCTTCACCCGACTTCCGCTGGGCTTCAGCTTTTCCACCTACACCATGAAGACCATTGTCATGCACCTGCTCAATGTCAGACCCGTCTCATCGTGGTGCAGGAGAGACCTCCTAGAACGACTGCAGGATATCATCAAGAGCCTGCGCTTCTGTGTGCAAGCCAAACGCCTCAACCACTTCATTGTGGGGAACCCGACGCTCCCTCAGCACATCCATGTACCTGCAGATGTTCAAACGTGTGGGACGTACAATCTTCTCCTTCGCCTGGCGCAGCAGCCGGATGCCCACGCCCAGGCCATCCATGAGTACCGGGTTCTGAAAAGGTGGTACAAAAGAATCCTTCTTGCTGAAGATTGA
- the LOC136558243 gene encoding inositol 1,4,5-trisphosphate receptor-interacting protein-like 1: MEVRAKHLERERLQLEQEVERHSQQQVQFLLLLAVAVLLVYILVLWFIGWKSSLRREEDEEENRGANEEEAGNVAANEEDDVGNEAVNEAEIAANNDVAIAVQVEDDFDDRVGRLIMQRIRWPVQDLQRGCQWTTNLMDNYTVYFGHVLSNSFYPVLQRAIGVGSAFEGWSPREEDVVYRVLIPMTPPRGHSFHLELDSAGQRPVRNFRVRVQLECTCRREQQAEDMLCFLHQPEEELRRNQGPSLLHTLCTGSYLDVQKTARWFYQLVRAIWPALPQSHNWHLVLLPSTRSCQFKVTNGRESFRIEMLFGVRRDDSAVFVSSQTREAHTASTIWPESYAVAEAEFFKHIARQAPPDSLHLKCLQFFTRLPLGFSFSTYTMKTIVMHLLNVRPVSSWCRRDLLERLQDIIKSLRFCVQAKRLNHFIVGNPTLPQHIHVPADVQTCGTYNLLLRLAQQPDAHAQAIHEYRVLKRWYKRILLAED, translated from the coding sequence ATGGAAGTGCGTGCCAAACACCTGGAACGGGAGAggcttcagctggagcaggaggtggagcGGCATagccagcagcaggtgcagTTCTTGCTGCTCTTAGCTGTTGCTGTGCTCCTGGTCTACATCTTGGTCCTGTGGTTTATTGGGTGGAAAAGCAgcctgaggagagaggaggatgaagaagaaaacCGTGGTGCAAATGAAGAGGAAGCGGGCAATGTTGCTGCAAATGAAGAAGACGATGTTGGAAACGAAGCTGTCAATGAGGCTGAAATTGCAGCAAACAACGATGTTGCAATTGCAGTCCAAGTAGAAGATGATTTTGACGATCGCGTTGGACGACTTATAATGCAGCGCATCCGGTGGCCTGTACAGGACCTGCAGAGAGGCTGTCAGTGGACAACTAACCTGATGGACAATTACACGGTTTATTTTGGACACGTCTTGTCAAACAGTTTCTACCCAGTCCTGCAACGAGCCATCGGGGTGGGCAGTGCCTTTGAGGGCTGGAGTCCCCGTGAGGAGGACGTGGTGTACCGCGTGCTCATCCCCATGACTCCTCCCCGAGGCCACAGCTTCCACCTGGAGCTGGACAGTGCAGGGCAGAGGCCCGTGAGGAACTTCCGTGTCCGCGTGCAGCTGGAGTGcacctgcaggagggagcagcaggctgaggacatgctgtgcttcctgcaccagcctgaggaggagctgaggaggaatCAGGGtcccagcctcctgcacacCCTGTGCACCGGCTCCTACCTGGACGTGCAGAAAACTGCCCGCTGGTTCTACCAGCTGGTGAGAGCAATCTGGCCAGCTTTGCCTCAgtcacacaactggcacttagtGCTGCTGCCCTCCACGCGCTCCTGCCAATTCAAGGTGACCAACGGCAGGGAAAGCTTCAGGATTGAGATGCTCTTCGGGGTGCGGAGAGACGACTCAGCCGTCTTCGTCAGCAGCCAGACCAGAGAGGCCCACACAGCAAGCACAATCTGGCCCGAGTCTTATGCTGTGGCAGAGGCTGAATTCTTCAAGCACATTGCCAGGCAGGCGCCTCCTGACAGCTTGCACCTGAAATGCCTGCAGTTCTTCACCCGACTTCCGCTGGGCTTCAGCTTTTCCACCTACACCATGAAGACCATTGTCATGCACCTGCTCAATGTCAGACCCGTCTCATCGTGGTGCAGGAGAGACCTCCTAGAACGACTGCAGGATATCATCAAGAGCCTGCGCTTCTGTGTGCAAGCCAAACGCCTCAACCACTTCATTGTGGGGAACCCGACGCTCCCTCAGCACATCCATGTACCTGCAGATGTTCAAACGTGTGGGACGTACAATCTTCTCCTTCGCCTGGCGCAGCAGCCGGATGCCCACGCCCAGGCCATCCATGAGTACCGGGTTCTGAAAAGGTGGTACAAAAGAATCCTTCTTGCTGAAGATTGA
- the LOC136558244 gene encoding inositol 1,4,5-trisphosphate receptor-interacting protein-like 1, which translates to MEVRAKHLERERLQLEQEVERHSQQQVQFLLLLAVAVLLVYILVLWFIGWKSSLRREEDEEENRGANEEEAGNVAANEEDDVGNEAVNEAEIAANNDVAIAVQVEDDFDDRVGRLIMQRIRWPVQDLQRGCQWTTNLMDNYTVYFGHVLSNSFYPVLQRAIGVGSAFEGWSPREEDVVYRVLIPMTPPRGHSFHLELDSAGQRPVRNFRVRVQLECTCRREQQAEDMLCFLHQPEEELRRNQGPSLLHTLCTGSYLDVQKTARWFYQLVRAIWPALPQSHNWHLVLLPSTRSCQFKVTNGRESFRIEMLFGVRRDDSAVFVSSQTREAHTASTIWPESYAVAEAEFFKHIARQAPPDSLHLKCLQFFTRLPLGFSFSTYTMKTIVMHLLNVRPVSSWCRRDLLERLQDIIKSLRFCVQAKRLNHFIVGNPTLPQHIHVPADVQTCGTYNLLLRLAQQPDAHAQAIHEYRVLKRWYKRILLAED; encoded by the coding sequence ATGGAAGTGCGTGCCAAACACCTGGAACGGGAGAggcttcagctggagcaggaggtggagcGGCATagccagcagcaggtgcagTTCTTGCTGCTCTTAGCTGTTGCTGTGCTCCTGGTCTACATCTTGGTCCTGTGGTTTATTGGGTGGAAAAGCAgcctgaggagagaggaggatgaagaagaaaacCGTGGTGCAAATGAAGAGGAAGCGGGCAATGTTGCTGCAAATGAAGAAGACGATGTTGGAAACGAAGCTGTCAATGAGGCTGAAATTGCAGCAAACAACGATGTTGCAATTGCAGTCCAAGTAGAAGATGATTTTGACGATCGCGTTGGACGACTTATAATGCAGCGCATCCGGTGGCCTGTACAGGACCTGCAGAGAGGCTGTCAGTGGACAACTAACCTGATGGACAATTACACGGTTTATTTTGGACACGTCTTGTCAAACAGTTTCTACCCAGTCTTGCAACGAGCCATCGGGGTGGGCAGTGCCTTTGAGGGCTGGAGTCCCCGTGAGGAGGACGTGGTGTACCGCGTGCTCATCCCCATGACTCCTCCCCGAGGCCACAGCTTCCACCTGGAGCTGGACAGTGCAGGGCAGAGGCCCGTGAGGAACTTCCGTGTCCGCGTGCAGCTGGAGTGcacctgcaggagggagcagcaggctgaggacatgctgtgcttcctgcaccagcctgaggaggagctgaggaggaatCAGGGtcccagcctcctgcacacCCTGTGCACCGGCTCCTACCTGGACGTGCAGAAAACTGCCCGCTGGTTCTACCAGCTGGTGAGAGCAATCTGGCCAGCTTTGCCTCAgtcacacaactggcacttagtGCTGCTGCCCTCCACGCGCTCCTGCCAATTCAAGGTGACCAACGGCAGGGAAAGCTTCAGGATTGAGATGCTCTTCGGGGTGCGGAGAGACGACTCAGCCGTCTTCGTCAGCAGCCAGACCAGAGAGGCCCACACAGCAAGCACAATCTGGCCCGAGTCTTATGCTGTGGCAGAGGCTGAATTCTTCAAGCACATTGCCAGGCAGGCGCCTCCTGACAGCTTGCACCTGAAATGCCTGCAGTTCTTCACCCGACTTCCGCTGGGCTTCAGCTTTTCCACCTACACCATGAAGACCATTGTCATGCACCTGCTCAATGTCAGACCCGTCTCATCGTGGTGCAGGAGAGACCTCCTAGAACGACTGCAGGATATCATCAAGAGCCTGCGCTTCTGTGTGCAAGCCAAACGCCTCAACCACTTCATTGTGGGGAACCCGACGCTCCCTCAGCACATCCATGTACCTGCAGATGTTCAAACGTGTGGGACGTACAATCTTCTCCTTCGCCTGGCGCAGCAGCCGGATGCCCACGCCCAGGCCATCCATGAGTACCGGGTTCTGAAAAGGTGGTACAAAAGAATCCTTCTTGCTGAAGATTGA